The genomic interval GCGTCACGGTCGAACCGCTACGTGCATTCCGTCGAGGAGCGCCCGCTGGCCGTCCACGACGAGGAGCACCCCCTGTTTGAGATCGGCTCCCGAGACCGCCCGCGCGCGATCGACCCGGGGGCCGAGGCGCACGCTCACCCAACGCACGACCTCGCCCGAATCCAGAACCGCGATCCGGCTCGCCCCGGTGAGATCGTCTTCCACCACGGCGGTATCGGGCACGGCCAGCGACGTGATGTTCCGTCCCGTGAAGATGACCCCCGTGCCGAACCTCCCCAGAGCGGGACGCTCGGGAGGCGCCTGAGGGCGCAGCCAGACGAGGGTCGACTGGTCACCCCCGGAGGTCGGGAGCGAGGACCGGACGCGGGCGGCGCGCGCCGGACCGTCACCGTCCGATATCGTCGACTCCATTCCGGCGCGGATCGCCGCGGATTCGGAGACCGGGACGCGGACCTCGAACACAAGGGCGTCGTCCGTGACGACGGCGAGGAGCTCGCTCCCGGAGCTGAGCCGCGATCCGGCATCGATCTGGCGCCGGAGCACGGTCCCGCTCGCCGGGCTCGTGATCGGCACGTGGACGATCGACCTGCGGGCCTCGGCGACCGCTTGCTCGGCGTCCTGAATGCTCCGCGCGTCGGTCGCCTGCCGCCTCATCATCTCGGCTCCCCGGAGCACCGCGTCCGACTCCGCGGTCCGGCACCACGCGAGGACCTCGCCCCGACGGACGCGATCGCCGATCCCCACGGCGATCGACTCGACCACCGCTTCGAAGGGCGCGGGAAGCACGGTCTCGACAGACGCCTTCCACTGGCCCGGCGCCTCGATCGTTTCCCGGAACGATCGGGATTCCACCCGCGCGACCCGCACCTCGGGTCTCGGGATCGCCGCGGTATCGGCAGGCGGCTCCGAGCTGCAGCCCGCGAGCGCGGCACCGAGTCCGAGGATCATCAGCATTTTGGGGAGTGCGCGCATCGTCGCTACCTCGCGATCTCGGATTCGATGAAGACCAGGTGCAGGTCGTGCCGCGCCGACGCCTCACGGTCGGCGGCGTCGAGCCACGCCCGCCGGGAGTCCAGGAGCTCCAAGAGCGACACCGAGCCCGCGAAGTAAAGGCTCCGGACGCGGAGCAGGTTCGACTCCGCCAGAGCGGCCGCCGACTCCGCGGCGGCGAGGCGGCGCGCTCCGTCGTTCCACCTCGAGAGGAGATCGAGCGCGCCGAGCCGTGCGGTGCTTCGAGCCCGCGTGAGCCGGAGCTCGGCCGCCCTGAACTCGGCTTCGCGGGCGGCGACCGTCGATCCCAGACCCGGCCGGTTGAGCGGCAGCGACATGTCGAGACTCAACGAAGCGCCGAGATCGCGGCGCAGCCGGTTGCCGAGATCGCTCCCCGTGCCGCCGGATTCCGGAGGCGCGATCCGGGTGAGGTCGGTGCCGGCGAGGCCGGCGTCGGCCGAGAGCCCCACCTGCGGCGCCTTGAGGCGGCGCGCCGACTCCAGATCGAGCCGCGCGAAGCCGGCAGCGGCCTCGGCCCGGCGCACGTCGGCCGACCCTTCGAATCGATGGAAGACGCTCGACGAATCGCCTTCCGACGGCGACGCCTCGCTCCAGGTCGTGTCCCGGACGGCCTCGAATCGGGCGCCGGCGGACGCGGGGTCAAGGAACGCGCCCAAGGCCCGGGCGGACGAGGCCATCGCCGACTCGAGGTCGGCGCGGTCCATGGCGAGCGTTTGCAGGTCGAGCTGCAGGCGGTTCACATCGGACGGGCTGCGAAGCCCGGCGCGGGCGGAGGATCGCACCGCCTCGAGCACGCGCGCGGTCCATAGCTCCTGGTCTCTGCGGCGCTCGATCCCGCCGCGCGCCAAGAGCACCTCGGTCGCCAGGCGCGCGGCCTCGAGCCCCGCCGCGCCCGACGCCGCTGTGAACTCCGCGTCGGCCTGCCGCGCCGACGTCTCGCTGCGCGCCCGATCGCGGCGCCGCTGGTCGCCGTCGAAGAGACGGAGATCCATCGCCACCTTGAAATCGTACTGTCCGAGGTTGGTGATCGCGGGGTCGTAGAAGCCGGACGGCGCAATCAACGCCCCGGAATGGAGGCGGAGCTCGGGGGCCGCATTGCGGCGCGCCGCGGTGGCGTCCTGCGCGGCCGCGGCCGCGCTCCACCGGGCCGCCTGCGTTTCCACCGAACCGGCCAGCGCTACGGCCGCGCAGCTCCGAACCGAGAGAGAGTCGGACGAAGTCTTGGGATCACTCGAAGCGGAAGCCTCGGAACACGCCAGGCAGAGCGCGATCGCGATGGCCGCCGCGGGCCGCAGCATGGTCGGAGGGCCTCCTGGGTGGTGGGTGCTCAGAATACTCGTTGAGACTCTACCTATCGGCCCCAAGTTTCGCGGATTGACCGGCGAGCTAAACGGCGGCTAAACGGAAAAGGCACGGCCGCGGCCAGAACCGCGAGCGAGCGCCGGGAGTCGAAGCTCGAGCAACGCGCCGCCCAGCTCCGATCGGTCAAGACGAAGATCGCCCCCGTGGGCGCGCGCGATCCGCCGAGCCAGCGACAGCCCGAGTCCGAGGCCAGACCTCGTCGCGCGGGCTTCGGCGCCTCGGTAGAAGGGATCGAAGACGCGCTCGGCTTCGGCGGCAGGGACGCCCGGACCGCCGTCCTCGACGGTGAGGCGGACCCAGTCGGAGTCGGCGGTGACTAAGACCCGGACCGGCTTGCGATCGTCCGTGAACTTGATCGCGTTCTCGATCAGGTTGCGCACGGCGGCCGCGAGCAGCTCCGCGTCGCCGGCCACCAGCGCCTCGTCGGGCACGCGCACTTCGAGATCGGCGACCCTCGAGGGATTTTCTGTTTGGATTGCCGGAATGAGGTCCCGCGCCACGTCCCCGAGGTTGACCGGGTCGCCGGCGCGTCCCACGCCCGGCGCTCCGCCCTCGGCCGAGCGGAGGAAGAGCAGGGCGTCCACGAGGTCGCTGAGGGCGCGGGCCTGGGAGCGGGCGCTCTCCAGATGAGCACGATGGACGCCGGGGAGGGCGGCGTCCGCGAGCGCGTATTCAAGCTCCCCCGAGATGACCGTCAGCGGCGTCCGCAATTCGTGCGCGGCGTCCCGGGTGAAGTTGCGCTCCGACTCCAGAAATTCGTCGAGCCTCGCGAGCAGCCGATCGAACGCCGTGGCGACGGCCCCGACCTCGACGGGATCCCCGTCCCTGTGGAGCGGGCGAATCCGCATGTCCCGCGCGAGCTGATCTGCCTCGCCGGCGAGCCTGGCGAGCGGCGCCAGCTCCCGCCGGGCCAGAATTCGGCTTGCGGCGAAGGTGAGGGCGAACACGATGAGCGAAACGATCGTGAGCACGACGAGGAGCGCCGCGACGGCTCCGCGGCGGGATTCCGTCGAAACACGCGCCACCACCCATCCTCCCTGAGGCAGCCGGACCTCGTTCTGACGCGTCCCGCCCGCTTTGGCGGATCCGGACTGCCGCGACGTGGTGAAGACAAGATGGCGATTCTGGTCGTACACGTCGATCGCGTAGCCGAGGAGCGGGCTCTCCTCCACCGCCGATCGGGCGGCGCGGGCAAGGTCCTTCTCCTCGTTCCACTCTCCGGCGATGCCCGCGGCGGCCCGCGCCGCCGCTTCCTCCAGCGCCCTTCCCTCTTCATGGATCAGAAGGCGATCGGTGAGCCAGAAGGTGGAGACCGCGATCAGGACAATTGCCGTCGACACGAGGAGCAGCTGGAGCGAGAGGAGACGGGCGGCCAGCGAACGCTGGCTCATGACGACGGCTCGAATACGAGGCCCGCGCCCCGGATCGTTCGGATGCCGAATCCGCCCGATTCGGAGCGAAGCTTCCGGCGTACGCGGCCCAGGATCACGTCGAGACTATCCGCTCCGGCCTGCTCGGCCCCGGGCCAGAGCACCTGGAGGATCTCCGCGCGCTCCACGACGTGGCCGCTGCGCGCGGCGAGCATCTCGAGCAGCCTCCATTCGCGGTCCGTGAGCGGCACCTCGTGGCCCCGGTGCTGTAATCGACGCGCGGTGAAGTCGATCTTTGTGCCGGCGGCTTCGAGGATCCGGGGTGGCGGCACCCCGCGGCGCCGGGCGAGCGCGCGGATGCGGGCCGAGAGCTCGGCCAGCGCGAACGGCTTCTTCAAGTAGTCGTCCGCACCCGCGTCGAGACCCGCGACTCGATCCGCCACCTCGGCGCGGGCGGTGAGGCAGAGCACCGGCGTCGAGTTCCCCGCCGCTCGCAGTCGCCGGCAGAGGTCGAGGCCGTCCCCATCGGGGAGCATGAGATCCAGAACGATGACGTCGAATTCGCCCGCCATCGCGCGCTCGAAGCCGGTGCTCAGACGGGACGCGAACGTGGCGGTCATGCCAGCCTCTCCGAGGTAGCGGCTCAGCAGATCGCGCGTCGGCGCGCTGTCTTCCACGAGGAGGACATTCATGGCTTCACCCTCGCGATCGCCGCGTCGATCGCCTCGAGACCGTGCCGGAGCTGGGCCTCGTGAATCGTGAGCGGCGGGAGCAGCATCAGGACATTCTCGTGAATGCCGCTGGGTAGGGCCAGGACCCCTCGAGCGAGGAGGTCCGAGATGACCCGGCCGAGAATCTCAGGGGCCGCCTCCTTGCTCACGCGATCGCGCACCAGCTCGATGGCGCCGAGAAGCCCGGCCGAGCGGGCCTCGCCGACCGTGGGGTGCCGATCGGCGATCCTCGTCAGTCCCTCCGCGAGCGTCGTTCCCATCTTATCCGCGTGCTCCCGGAAGTCCGGCGCCGTGAGCCGCTCGATCGCGGCAAGCGCGCCGGCGCAGGCGAGCGGGTGGGCGTAGAAGGTGCTTGCGTGCGGCGCCTCGCCCGACGGCGGAACGTGGCGTCTCCAGGCCTCCATCACTTCGGCCCTTCCAAGGAGCGCGGCGATCGCGACGCCGCCGCCGAGTCCCTTCCCGGCACAGAGGAGGTCGGGCTCCGCGTCCGGGCCCGAGCGCTCCCACGCCCAGAACGGCCCGGTCCTTCCCGCCCCGGTCAGGATCTCGTCGTAGATCACCAGAAGGCGGCGCTCCCGCGCGTGCCGGCAGAGTCGAGGGAGGAATCCCGGCGGCGGCACGATCGCGCCGGCGCGCCCCTGGATCGGCTCCACGATCACCGCGCCGGGTGGGTCGGCCGTCCCGAGCTCCGCGTCGATCAATGCGAACGCCTCCTCGACGCGCGACCCATCGTCGCTCGCTCCTTCGCGGACGGCCGCGGGAGCGTCGCGGTACGGGTACGGATACGGCACGCGGATCGCCCGGCCCTGAAGCTGCGCGCGCAGCGGCTCCGGCGGCTTCGGGTAATCGGTGACCTCCAGAGCCCCGTAGGAATCGCCGTGATAGGCACCCCGGAACGAGACGACCCGACGGCGACCGGTCGCGATCGCGGCCGTCTTCAGCGCCAGCTCCACTGTCTCCGCGCCCGTGCTGGCCAGAAGCACGCGGTTGAGCCGCCCGCCCAGCTTCGAGAGACGGCGCACCAGCTTCTCCCGCGCGGCGTGCGGCATCAGGTCGCCGAGCCCCTGGACGAGCCGGCCCGCCTGGGCGGAGACCGCGCGCTTGACCTCCGGCGCGGAGTGGCCGAGCGATGCGACGCCGAATCCGGACGTGAAGTCCACGTACCGGTTCCCGTCGAGATCCTCGACGACAGCACCGCGCGCGCGGGACCAGACGATCGGCGATTCGTCGCGTCCCCAGATGGCCGCGCCCTCCGCGCGGCGGAGTCGCTTGGCCGCGGCGCGGGACTTCGGTCCGGGTGGGGGCGCGATGACCGCCGGCAGCTCATCGCCCTGGAGTGCCGCCCGCTTCACGCGGCGCCCTCGCGCGCCTCGCGCCTCACGCGCTCCTCCGCGTCTCGACCCACGTCACGCCCGCGAGGATCAGGGCGGCCCCAACGAAGAACCCGGGCGTGAGCTGTTCCCTGAGGAAGATCCACGAGAGGGCGGCGGTGAGAATCGGCTGCGTATTCGTCGCGACCGCGACCTTCGACGCCTCGAGATGCCGGAGCGCGTACATCCACAGCGGATAGGCTATCACCGAGGTCCCGATCGCGAGGTAGAAGATCCCGCCCCAGACGGCGGGGCCGATCGTCCGAAGCGGCGGCAGCGCCCCCGGGATGAAGAACGCGGGGAGGCAGAGCGCGGTGCCCGAGACGATGGCCCAGGTGGTCACCGTCATCGGATCGTGGCGCGCCAAGAGCGGCTTCGAGAGCACGGTGTATAGAGACCAGCCGAACACCGCGGCCAGAATGAGCAGGTCCCCCGCGAAGACGCCGAGGTCGCGCTTCAAGCCGCGCTCTACGAGTATCACCACGACGCCCGCGAAGGCGACCGCCATCCCGGCCAGCTTCGACCAGGTGCCTCGCTCGCGGAGGATCCGCCCGGCGAGCAGCAGCACGACGACCGGAGTAAGTGCGTAGAGCAGCGCGGCGTGGCTCGGGGTCGAGTGCGAGAGCCCGAAGAGAAAGCATCCTTGGTTCACCGGCACGACGAGGAATCCAAGGAAGAGGATGAGCGGAACGTCGCGTCGGGCAAGCGACTCCGCCCCAGCCCGGAACCTCTGGTAGAAGAGGAGGGCCGCCGACGCCGCGGCAAAGCGAAGCAGAGCGACCGGCAGCGGCCCGATCGCTGTCATGGCCCCCTTGGCGATGAGATGCGTGCCGCTCGAGAGGAGCTGGTTCGCCGCCAGGGCAAAGGCGACGCGCTTCTTCTGGAGGATGGAAGCTCCCGGGCTCGGAGTGGGCGATCGGATCGGAGCGACTTCGGAGCGTACACGTTCGGCGGCGACGGGCGCAACGCGGCGCGAGGGAACGACAGCTCCTTGGCGGCGCGAGGGAACGGTGGCTCCAAGTGGCGCCGATGGGGTATCCTGCCAGGCTCGGAGGTACCTCACGAATGATGGATGCTGATCTGCGCCGCTATCTGGCGGCGGTCAAAGCCGCTGAGCCACCCGTCTCGTCCGCCGATCCGCGGTGGGAAGAAACCGAGCTGCTCGCCCGAAGGCTCATCGCGGAAACCAAGGCGGAGGCGGCGCTCAAGCTGATCGACCAGGAGCCCGCGCGGCGCAAGCGATGGGATCTCCTTCTCTTGACGGGCCTCCTCCGGGAAGGCCTGGGAGATCGCCCTCTCGCGCTCGACGCCCTCGAGATCCTCGGCGACAAGCTTGTCGCGGCCGGCGACAAGAGTGGCGTCCGCGCCCTCCTCGACCGCTTCATGAAGCCGGAGCCGACCGGCGCCGCGGTCCGGTTCCTCGAATTTCTCGCGCGGGGGGAGGCCGAGGACGCGGCTCGCATCGAGCTCCTGCTCGAGGCCATCGATATCCGGCCCGACGACCCTCAGCTTCACGCCGAGCTTTCGTTGGCGCTCGAGCGGAAGGGGGACGCGGCCGAGGCGCGCGAGCACCGGCTGCTCGCGATCGAGATGCTGCTCGACCTCGCTCGCCCCGACGGCGTCGGGGAGGATCTCCTGCGGATCATCGAGGAGGATCTGGAGCACGCCCCCGCTCGGGTCGGGCAGATCGTCCTCGGCTTCGCGTCGCTCGTGCCATGGAGCGAAGCCGAGCCGATACTGGATTTGGCGCTCCCGGAGCTGGAAGGCCGTGCGGCGGGCAGGATCTCGTGGGAAGACCTGGCCTCGGTCGCGTCCCGCGCGCCGGCGACCCCCGGCGCTCGCGGGCTGATGGCTCGCTACCTCCGCGTCGCGGTCGCCCGGAAGCCCGAGCCCGACGCGATTCTCGAAGGGTCGGGAATCGGAGACCCGAGCGTGCCCATCGAGGAGGTCGGCGTGAGGCTGCCGAAGATCTTGGCGCTCCCTCCGGGCGCGCATGTCTCGCACACGACCTGGGGACTGGGCCGCGTGCTCACGAGCGACGGCGAATCGGTCACGCTCTCCTTCCCCGGGCGAGAGGGCCACAAGATGTCGTTCGCGATGGCGTCCCGCTCCCTGGATCGCATGGCCGACGACGGGCTCCGGGTCCTCGCGATCGAAGACCCGGCCCGGCTCCGGTCGCTCGCGCAAGCGGGCGACGCGGAGGTGCTCGTGCGCGCACTTCGGGACATGGGCGGCACCGCGACCGCACCGCAGCTCAAGCCTCGCCTCGAGGCGGCCCTTCCCGACTTCGAGTGGGCCGGATATTGGAGGCGGGCGAAGGAAGGCTTCAAGTCGGACCGCCGTCTCGATCTCAGCGAGGCGTATCGCCAGATCTTCCGCCTCGCCGCCGAGGGCGCCGAGGCGGCTCTTACCACCCTTCCCCAGCTGTCGGCGCGCGCCGCGGCGGAAGGGCTGGGCCTCCTCCGGAAATTCCTGCGCGAGCACCCGGAGGATGAGCCGCGGCTGAAGGAGCACGTCGGCCCGCTTGTGCATCGCTGGGCGGCCACCGAGAGCCTCGATGCGTCGACGCGCGCCCAGGCTCTCTGCCACGCGATCACCTGGGATGTGCTGAATCGGGAGACCGCGAACGAGATATTGGAAGAGCTTATCGCACAAGGCCTTAGCCCGGATACCCTCGCGTTGGGCACGAGCCAGGAGCTGCTCCTCGACAGCGCAGCCGGCCTTCCGAACGAGGAGGAATTCCTGTGGCGCGCGGTGGAGAGCCGGCTCCCCCGGCTCCGCGAGCGCGGCAAGGCCCGACTTCGAGAGCTCCTGGGCAAAGGCTACGCGCAGGCAGTCGAGCAGCGGATCACGAAGGGTGCCGACAGCCCCGGACTCGCCGCGCGCCTGATCGAGGACTTCGCGGCGCGGCCCGACGAGGCCGGTGCCCCGGCGCGGGAGACGCTCCTGATCGGAGCCATTCGCCTTCTCGAGCGCGACCTCCCCGATGGAACGCCGGAGAGGCTTCTGGCCCTTCTGGACGCCGGAGGGTCCCTCCGCGGCCACTTCGTGAAAACGAAGCCCCAGGAGATGCAGCGCGCGCAGCTGGAGAGCTCGATCCTCTCGTGGGCCGGGAGCGAGCGCCAGCTCATCCCGATCCTCGAGTTCGCGCGCGCGATCGGCCTCCCCGCCATCGCCGACGAGTACGAGAAGAAGCGGAAGGCCCGCGCGCACAGCCTCCTCGAGGGAAAGAGCACCGAGGATCTGGAGACGCGCTTCACGATCATGTCCCGGAAGACCTACGAGAAGCTGGAGACCGAGATGAAGCGACTCGCGCTCGAGCTCAGGACCTCGATCCCGGCCGCGATCGAGAAGGCGCGCGAGCTGGGCGACCTGCGCGAGAACGCGGAGTACGAAGCGGCGAAGCTCCGGCAGGCGAACGCGGGGGCAAGGCTGCAGGAGCTCATCAACACGCTCGAGCGAACGAGGCTCTTGGAGTCGATCGAGATCGACGACTCCCGCGTGGGAGTCGGAACCGAGACGGTGCTCGCCCCCCTCGAGGACAAGGGTCCGGCGCTGACCTACTGGATCCTGGGCGAGGGAGACGGGGGCCTCTATCCCGGCGTCCTTTCCTACCGGGCGCCGCTCGCGCGGCCCCTCCTCGGAAAACCGGTCGCTCCCGGACGGTCCGCGGCGGTACCGGATCGAGTCGATCGCCCGGCGCGTCCCCGCCTAGCGAGGCGCGGGCCCGCCAGGGCCTTGGACCCGGCCACGGCTTCGCGCATCTGATAGAATCGGAGCCTTCGCCGAAAAGCAGTCGGAGCCCCGCTCGCTCGGGTTCCGGAATTACGATCGGAG from Candidatus Eisenbacteria bacterium carries:
- a CDS encoding HlyD family efflux transporter periplasmic adaptor subunit — protein: MRALPKMLMILGLGAALAGCSSEPPADTAAIPRPEVRVARVESRSFRETIEAPGQWKASVETVLPAPFEAVVESIAVGIGDRVRRGEVLAWCRTAESDAVLRGAEMMRRQATDARSIQDAEQAVAEARRSIVHVPITSPASGTVLRRQIDAGSRLSSGSELLAVVTDDALVFEVRVPVSESAAIRAGMESTISDGDGPARAARVRSSLPTSGGDQSTLVWLRPQAPPERPALGRFGTGVIFTGRNITSLAVPDTAVVEDDLTGASRIAVLDSGEVVRWVSVRLGPRVDRARAVSGADLKQGVLLVVDGQRALLDGMHVAVRP
- a CDS encoding HAMP domain-containing histidine kinase — encoded protein: MSQRSLAARLLSLQLLLVSTAIVLIAVSTFWLTDRLLIHEEGRALEEAAARAAAGIAGEWNEEKDLARAARSAVEESPLLGYAIDVYDQNRHLVFTTSRQSGSAKAGGTRQNEVRLPQGGWVVARVSTESRRGAVAALLVVLTIVSLIVFALTFAASRILARRELAPLARLAGEADQLARDMRIRPLHRDGDPVEVGAVATAFDRLLARLDEFLESERNFTRDAAHELRTPLTVISGELEYALADAALPGVHRAHLESARSQARALSDLVDALLFLRSAEGGAPGVGRAGDPVNLGDVARDLIPAIQTENPSRVADLEVRVPDEALVAGDAELLAAAVRNLIENAIKFTDDRKPVRVLVTADSDWVRLTVEDGGPGVPAAEAERVFDPFYRGAEARATRSGLGLGLSLARRIARAHGGDLRLDRSELGGALLELRLPALARGSGRGRAFSV
- a CDS encoding response regulator transcription factor, with translation MNVLLVEDSAPTRDLLSRYLGEAGMTATFASRLSTGFERAMAGEFDVIVLDLMLPDGDGLDLCRRLRAAGNSTPVLCLTARAEVADRVAGLDAGADDYLKKPFALAELSARIRALARRRGVPPPRILEAAGTKIDFTARRLQHRGHEVPLTDREWRLLEMLAARSGHVVERAEILQVLWPGAEQAGADSLDVILGRVRRKLRSESGGFGIRTIRGAGLVFEPSS
- a CDS encoding aspartate aminotransferase family protein, producing the protein MKRAALQGDELPAVIAPPPGPKSRAAAKRLRRAEGAAIWGRDESPIVWSRARGAVVEDLDGNRYVDFTSGFGVASLGHSAPEVKRAVSAQAGRLVQGLGDLMPHAAREKLVRRLSKLGGRLNRVLLASTGAETVELALKTAAIATGRRRVVSFRGAYHGDSYGALEVTDYPKPPEPLRAQLQGRAIRVPYPYPYRDAPAAVREGASDDGSRVEEAFALIDAELGTADPPGAVIVEPIQGRAGAIVPPPGFLPRLCRHARERRLLVIYDEILTGAGRTGPFWAWERSGPDAEPDLLCAGKGLGGGVAIAALLGRAEVMEAWRRHVPPSGEAPHASTFYAHPLACAGALAAIERLTAPDFREHADKMGTTLAEGLTRIADRHPTVGEARSAGLLGAIELVRDRVSKEAAPEILGRVISDLLARGVLALPSGIHENVLMLLPPLTIHEAQLRHGLEAIDAAIARVKP
- a CDS encoding DMT family transporter is translated as MRYLRAWQDTPSAPLGATVPSRRQGAVVPSRRVAPVAAERVRSEVAPIRSPTPSPGASILQKKRVAFALAANQLLSSGTHLIAKGAMTAIGPLPVALLRFAAASAALLFYQRFRAGAESLARRDVPLILFLGFLVVPVNQGCFLFGLSHSTPSHAALLYALTPVVVLLLAGRILRERGTWSKLAGMAVAFAGVVVILVERGLKRDLGVFAGDLLILAAVFGWSLYTVLSKPLLARHDPMTVTTWAIVSGTALCLPAFFIPGALPPLRTIGPAVWGGIFYLAIGTSVIAYPLWMYALRHLEASKVAVATNTQPILTAALSWIFLREQLTPGFFVGAALILAGVTWVETRRSA